The genomic stretch CAGGCGGAGGGCACTTGGGGACTGGACACAAGGAAACAGAGATCGGTGTGGATATGAGACCAGAGAGAGGATAAATCAGGAGTATGACCAGGAGCTTCACTTGCGTGATGGTCAGTTCAAGGCTTGTTTCAGGATGAGTCGGGGACACTTTGACAATCTGCTGCCGGACCTGATTACGATTGATAGCACGTTAGAAAGTACTTTAGGCAACAGTTTGTTCAGATTTGTCTTGCAGCTTGCCAAGAAGGGCGACGATAAAAGTTACGTATAGTTAGCTTGACACTGTAACCCACCACTTGTTGTCATCACCACCTCAGCAGGCTGATTGGACaatgaattgtggatttggacgGCCCTCAGCACTCACAGACTTCCTGCGAGCACGCCCGCAAAGTCCACGAGTCTGCGAATGCGGTGAAGTCTGGACATTTAGTTTCGGCCTTGGTGCTGAGTTCAAATGTCACAGTCTTTCTCAGAATCGTTGACTCTACCTTTAACCACAATATTAGTCACATGAGAACATGAATAACAAGACACAATAAGTCGCAATGcacatttattgtcattatacaaGCAGTTTGGTCTCCTGATCATTCACAGACATCATGTGACAATAAACGCACACTTTATCATTTGGTGCTTTAATTGACACTGTAACCAGGGAGAACTTGCACCTGTTCATCTCCGACTCAAGCAGGCAATGCAAGCCTCTGTAACACCACCTCAGACTGatagaaatacaaaaaacataccATGCACTAAGTTGTACATACAGCCATCAGAAAGCCCCGAGGACCAGAGAGTCCCCTGCCACCGCCTACGGTTGTTTAACTTGCTGACATTAAGAATTTATGAGTTTAAAGATTCTTCTGGCGCTCTCCTTATGCGACTGCAACATGTCTTGAGAAGTGTTACAGAGGAGCAAACAAGTTGCTTTGTTGATACTTGCTTGTTTGTTGAGATATGATTGCATTATGCAAGAGAAGAGGAGATATTTTCACTACAAAAATATCACATCTCAGGCATTTAACATGGATTCTTTTAGGAGGTAGCATGGCtttatcttttttatatttcacaatAGTATGATTCAGACATGCTGGTGAGTGATTGTGCACTCCTCTTTGCTCTTGAACCCTATAAGATATGTAACAAAGGTGTTTATGTGCATTTATTATGAGTGATATAAACAGCTTTATGACCTTCTGCTACCCTAAAATATGCCCAGTGAAGTTGCTGCTATTCATCCTCAAGTGTTTAATTGACTGACACAGTTTGAGtatttgtaataaataaaaacataaataaggTAAATTACATGTCCATAATGCACAACATTGACCTTATTCTCCTTCCCATACACAGTTCAATCACTCCCGTATTGATTAACAATGATTGGATATGGCTCAGAACTAATTCACCTCTTGGACAGCATATTAATTGTGGTCAAACTGCCGACTTCTCCTCCAATATAAAGAGGAAATTGATTtgccagtgtgttttcattgttaTTCTTGTGGCACGCTGTTGTTTTTCACCCgggtgagagaaaaaaaaacagtctgggggtaaaaaaaatggacaagCTGGAACAACAGCATCGAGCTGCGGCTGCGGACGCTAGGTGTCACCCTTGTGACTTTGAAATCGGCCTGCCCTCCACAGGATGTGATGGCGGCTGAGGAGCGCGCGGGTGAAAGAGAGGCAGGCAGGCTGCatgggagggtgtgtgtgtgtgtgtgtgtgtgtgtgtgtgtgtgtgtgtgtgtgtgtgtgatggaccTGCTGCGACCGACTGTCGCTTCAGTCTGCATGAGAAGATTTCAGAAAAGGTGATGAGAGAATATGTGCAGAGCAACTAGAGGAACTTTacatcctccctcctcctcctcctcctcctcctttttttctctcccatcTGCAGTTTTCTTATGTTGCTGTCTGGCACGTGACAGGCGTAAATAGTTAACGTCACACCGAGCCTCGCTGCGATGATGTCGACCTGAGTTACACGCAGACAAGTGAGAAGGGACGCACGGAATAATAGCTGATAATtgatttgttgtttcttttctcaTGATGATTAGCGACAGGCTGGAGGTCAGAGTCCACCCACCTCATTATTAACCTTTATAAATGTGGACTTTGCAGCTGACAGACACAAACGATTTAATTACAGTGAAGgcagtttattatttttcataggATGGAACTATTCTGTTATTAAACCTGCTCCCATTATAGGcctgtgtctgctgctgttcaTCCAAAAGAAAGCAAAACTCAATTTATTAGCTGTCAGTCATTAATAGAAAGAGGTGGTGGTGACCTTACGTAAACCCACTGCCCAACACGTGGTCTGCCCATTTTGAATAATACAATATATGATATTTAACTCTGTGTGTCCCATGGGGCGGGGTGTAATTGATATGGAGGCTCAAGGGCAACATTTAATAGGAaaagaggttttattttgtgacGTGTACGAAAAGAAAACGTGGGCTATTGTGTATTGATTGCGCCTATGGCAATATTTCCTCCCAGCATGCTGCTACATGGAAACCATAATCTATAATGTTTATTCATGATTGGAAATCGCCTCAGCATGGTGCCTGCTGATGGTTAAGTTCAGACATATTGCACTGGAGAGCCAGGTTAGGGTGCAAATGATGTAACATGATGCGTATAGTTGcaacttaaaacttaaattatgCTGCAGGAGGAAGTGGGAAATGCTACTTTGGCTCTGTGGTAATGCTGTTTGCTTTGGCACAAACTTTGCCATGTCACCGGGGGTCAAATAGATCCATACGAGTCCACAATAACCCCCAGGATCCTCATTGAGAGGATCTGTGTTGTAAAATATGACTTGTTACAAACAATTGCCTGTTGCAAGAGAAAACAAGGTCAAATCAGTGAAAAGTTATCCTTAGCATCTCCTCTGTGCCTCCGCTGGGGGAAATTAGtctgctcctctttcttttcctccctgTAGCACCCATGACACCCTCTCAAAGACCCCTGTGCGTCCCCCAGTCCCGACTTTTGGACGCGCTCCTCCATCGATCATCTAATACACAGCTCCGTGTCTCAACTTGTACGCTGTAATTGCCCGTTGAGTCGTCCATCTGCAGAAGAACAGGTAGTTGGCCGTGTTTCATTGCTGTACTTTGCCCCACCCACCAGCAGCTCCCAGCCCTCCTGTGTAAcccctgattggctgaggggATTGCAGGTCCTGAGACTGAGCGCTCAGCTCGGAGCTGCGCGTCCGCCAGTGTGCACCAGTGAAGCGAGAGGAGCGCTTGTTGGAGTCAACTAGACAGCCTACTGGCAACGAGtggtgatttctttttttctgcctcaACCAGGCTGGATATAGGCTACTGTGCTTCTACTTTGCTGCAGCCCAGAATGAAATGCGTTTTGTACATACAGTAGGCATCGTTTCCTCCCCACTGGCTACATTTTCAAcggattttttaaaatgttgcatgGACTCATTACCGGGATATGTGCAGCCTTTTTACCAAGTGAGACACGAGGAAATTAATTAGTAAGTAAAAAAGCTTCAAGACTTGCGGCCGGGGTGAAAGACTAAATCTGCTGGAAATAAAAAAGGTAATCGGGACTTCAGTGATGTGATGAGACATTCCTGCAATCGCACCCATGTTCTTTAGGCAAAGATATCCGGACTTAAGCTGTTGAATAATTTTGTGACTGCAGctgcttttagctttttttcccctctccatCAGATGTGCAGTTTGAAAGCATATAGCCGAAGAGGAAATTCTCTCACTGCTTGTAATATCTCACACAGAGCACAGATGTTTATCCAAAATGCGACTTAAATCTTTGCTGGCATCAAGGCGGAGAATCGAACACGGACTTTTTTGAACCCCATGACTTCATCTGCACGGAAGATTTAAACATTTGTGGACTTGGCTCGCAGGAATTCACATttatgcagcattttttttgtacCCCCCCTCTTTTCAGCCCACTTGAAAATGGACAGTTCATCATATGAGTCATGTGTAAGACCAGTTTTGCCGCTTGAGAAGAGCTGCACGGATTTACACGGCTAAATCACTGTTGTGAGAAGattcagcatgttttcacagatcTGTCGTCCCCAATGTTTCGCCCGCTGCAGTAGACCGGAGGATGTGCTCTGCCCGAGAAGAGTAAAATAGGCTGAGGCACTTGTTACAATTATAGCTTTCGCACCATGATATAATTTGCATACACGAGAGCTATTCGTCACctaaacactttttttctggaCATTTGAATGAGATGAGTCATTTGGaacatttttcctgttttctctgaCGTGCGTACTTGTGCGTAATTATCAAGCTCTTTATTAGGGAGAGAAAAACTCAACAGGTACAATGCAAACCAAGGAGATGGAATTAATACAATTAATAGCTGTGTTCCTCATATTTTGGGTCGGGGCTGAGGCTGTTATCAACCTCAAGTATGGAATAAACGAGGAGATGAAGCCCGGGTCAGTGATTGGAAACGTGACAAAGGACGCGCTAAAGCAAGGATTTCAGATTGCGCCGCAGCCCCCGTACTTAAGGGTTATTTCCAATTCAGAACCACGATGGGTGGAACTCAGTCCAGCCGGAATCCTTACAACCCAAATGAAAATAGATCGGGACGTAGTTTGTCGGCAGAACCCAAAGTGCATTATTTCCCTAGAAGTGATGTCAAACTCTATGGAGATCTGTGTCATCAAAGTTGAAATTGAGGATTTGAACGATAACGCACCCAGATTCCCAACGAGCCACATTGACATTGAAATCTCCGAGAATGCCTCCCCTGGTACCAGGTTTCCCCTAGAGGGGGCAAGCGATCCGGACTCGGGGATCTTTGGAGTGCAATCATATTCCATCACCCCAAATGAGCTTTTCGGACTAGAAATAAAGACCAGAGGGGATGGGTCCAAAATTGCTGAGCTCGTTGTGCAAAAATCGTTAGACAGGGAGACCCAGTCCCACTATACATATGAAATCAGCGCAGAAGATGGAGGAGACCCTCCTAAGATAGGCGCGGTCCAGTTAAACATCAAGGTGATTGATTCTAATGACAACAACCCCGTTTTTGACGAGCCGGTGTATACAGTAAACGTGATGGAGAACTCCCCCATCAACACATTAGTCATAGACTTGAATGCAACGGATCCTGACGAGGGCACTAATGGAGAGGTTGTGTACTCGTTCAACAGTTACGTCACCGAAAAAACGAGGGATGCGTTCAAAATTGACCCCAGAACCGGGATCATCACCGTCAACGGTGTTTTGGATTATGAAACGGCGCAAATATACGAGATCGACGTGCAGGCCAAAGATTTAGGTCCCAACTCTATCCCAGCTCActgcaaagtcacagtgaatGTGATGGACACTAACGATAATCCACCTGTCATCAGTTTACTCTCACTGAACACGGAGATGGTGGAAGTGAGTGAGAACGCGCAGCGTGGATATGTCATTGCGCTAGTGAGGGTGTCAGATAAGGATTCTGGGGCAAACGGCAAAGTGCAGTGCAGGCTGCAGGGCAATGTTCCGTTCAGGCTGCAAGAATATGAGAGCTTCTCCACTATACTTGTTGACGGCAGGCTGGACAGAGAGCAGAAGGACACATACAACCTGACTATCCAAGCGGAGGACAGTGGCATGCCTCCTTTACGCGCCACAAAGTCTTTGGTAGTCAAAGTCACAGATGAAAATGACAACCCTCCCCAGTTCCTAAAGCCACACTATCAAGAGATGGTGATGGAAAACAACCTGCCCGGCTCATGTCTGCTGGCGGTATCAGCAGAAGACCCGGACCTGGGGATGAATGGCACAGTTTCCTACTCCATAGTCCCCGGTGAGATTAAgcacatggatgtaaacacaTATGTCAGCATAAACCCATCAGGCCGCATTTACTCCATGAGATCATTCGACCATGAATACACCAGGACTTTTGATTTCAAAGTTTTGGCCAGAGACAACGGCAACCCCTCTTTATCGAGCAACGCCACGGTGCGTATTGTTGTCCTGGATGTCAACGACAACACACCTGTGATGACAAACCCTCCGCTGGTTAACGGCACAGCGGAGGTGTCCATCCCAAGAAACGCAGGGGTCGGTTACATGGTCACCCAGGTGAAGGCTGACGACTACGACGAGGGGGAGAACGGGCGGCTGACCTACACCATCTCAGAGGGGGACAGGGCTTTCTTTGAGATCGACCAGGTGAACGGTGAGGTGCGCTCCACCCGGATGTTTGGAGAGAACGCCAAGTCCACCTACGAGATCACAGTGGTGGCGAGGGACCACGGCAAGCCCTCCCTGTCCGCCTCGGCCTACATCGTGGTGTACCTCTCACCAGACCTGAACGCGCAGGAGCCTATTGGACCTGTCAACCTGTccctcatcttcatcatcgCTCTGGGCTCTATCGCAGCCATCCTGTTTGTCACCATGATATTTGTGGCGGTTAAGTGCAAGAGGGATAACAAGGAGATCCGGACGTACAACTGCAGGTACTGAGTCAAATctcgcctgtgtgtgtgtgattgtgtgtgtgcgtgtgcatgtgagagaaagagggagagggagggagagcgtGCGCCCGCGCGTGTGTCCGCGATCGTGCCTGAAACTGCGAGTTGTGAGTGCATTGCTTTTGTCATGCAGCATGTAGAGGCCCGAatgtgaggactgcagattttttcttttctcccccACAGATTAAACGGAGGCAGAAAATGAACCCGACTGCTTTAAATCAGACACATTATGCTGAGGCCCACTGTTCCGTGTTAAGGAAacgtgattgattgatttaatcCTTCCATTGTAGCCAATTGACTCATAAATATGACGGTTCAACTGTCATGTTCAATTTGCGGGTGTGTTGCCGGACAATTAACGTCCCACTGGTTCAATAGCAGTCCCAGACATTTATTATTTAACGTCCACCATGGCTGATTGGCTGTTATCAGCTTTAATCCAGTGTGATTA from Epinephelus moara isolate mb chromosome 4, YSFRI_EMoa_1.0, whole genome shotgun sequence encodes the following:
- the pcdh19 gene encoding protocadherin-19 isoform X9, whose translation is MQTKEMELIQLIAVFLIFWVGAEAVINLKYGINEEMKPGSVIGNVTKDALKQGFQIAPQPPYLRVISNSEPRWVELSPAGILTTQMKIDRDVVCRQNPKCIISLEVMSNSMEICVIKVEIEDLNDNAPRFPTSHIDIEISENASPGTRFPLEGASDPDSGIFGVQSYSITPNELFGLEIKTRGDGSKIAELVVQKSLDRETQSHYTYEISAEDGGDPPKIGAVQLNIKVIDSNDNNPVFDEPVYTVNVMENSPINTLVIDLNATDPDEGTNGEVVYSFNSYVTEKTRDAFKIDPRTGIITVNGVLDYETAQIYEIDVQAKDLGPNSIPAHCKVTVNVMDTNDNPPVISLLSLNTEMVEVSENAQRGYVIALVRVSDKDSGANGKVQCRLQGNVPFRLQEYESFSTILVDGRLDREQKDTYNLTIQAEDSGMPPLRATKSLVVKVTDENDNPPQFLKPHYQEMVMENNLPGSCLLAVSAEDPDLGMNGTVSYSIVPGEIKHMDVNTYVSINPSGRIYSMRSFDHEYTRTFDFKVLARDNGNPSLSSNATVRIVVLDVNDNTPVMTNPPLVNGTAEVSIPRNAGVGYMVTQVKADDYDEGENGRLTYTISEGDRAFFEIDQVNGEVRSTRMFGENAKSTYEITVVARDHGKPSLSASAYIVVYLSPDLNAQEPIGPVNLSLIFIIALGSIAAILFVTMIFVAVKCKRDNKEIRTYNCRVAEYSYGNQKKSSKKKKLSKNDIRLVPRDVEETDKMNVTENYSIDSSYVNSRAHLIKRPPCSTSTFKDLEGNSLKDSGHEESDQTDSEHDVQRGHYVDTAVNDVLNMTVPPNVCQLPDQGMDTNWKQLPDFMEPRHRDPSEGFHCQDECRILGHSDRCWMPRVPIPARAKSPEHGRNVIALSIEATTVDVPHYEDGTAKRTFATFGKDGPEDVERGELKGKRTQESQVCSPKANGGAIREAGNGREAASPITSPVHLKSPVSKPSSAYNTLKCRDAERIANHSLLRQPEGKDSEPAVREINTLLHDGRDKESPSSKRLKDIVL
- the pcdh19 gene encoding protocadherin-19 isoform X10 codes for the protein MQTKEMELIQLIAVFLIFWVGAEAVINLKYGINEEMKPGSVIGNVTKDALKQGFQIAPQPPYLRVISNSEPRWVELSPAGILTTQMKIDRDVVCRQNPKCIISLEVMSNSMEICVIKVEIEDLNDNAPRFPTSHIDIEISENASPGTRFPLEGASDPDSGIFGVQSYSITPNELFGLEIKTRGDGSKIAELVVQKSLDRETQSHYTYEISAEDGGDPPKIGAVQLNIKVIDSNDNNPVFDEPVYTVNVMENSPINTLVIDLNATDPDEGTNGEVVYSFNSYVTEKTRDAFKIDPRTGIITVNGVLDYETAQIYEIDVQAKDLGPNSIPAHCKVTVNVMDTNDNPPVISLLSLNTEMVEVSENAQRGYVIALVRVSDKDSGANGKVQCRLQGNVPFRLQEYESFSTILVDGRLDREQKDTYNLTIQAEDSGMPPLRATKSLVVKVTDENDNPPQFLKPHYQEMVMENNLPGSCLLAVSAEDPDLGMNGTVSYSIVPGEIKHMDVNTYVSINPSGRIYSMRSFDHEYTRTFDFKVLARDNGNPSLSSNATVRIVVLDVNDNTPVMTNPPLVNGTAEVSIPRNAGVGYMVTQVKADDYDEGENGRLTYTISEGDRAFFEIDQVNGEVRSTRMFGENAKSTYEITVVARDHGKPSLSASAYIVVYLSPDLNAQEPIGPVNLSLIFIIALGSIAAILFVTMIFVAVKCKRDNKEIRTYNCRVAEYSYGNQKKSSKKKKLSKNDIRLVPRDVEETDKMNVTENYSIDSSYVNSRAHLIKSTSTFKDLEGNSLKDSGHEESDQTDSEHDVQRGHYVDTAVNDVLNMTVPPNVCQLPDQDPSEGFHCQDECRILGHSDRCWMPRVPIPARAKSPEHGRNVIALSIEATTVDVPHYEDGTAKRTFATFGKDGPEDVERGELKGKRTQESQVCSPKANGGAIREAGNGREAASPITSPVHLKSPVSKPSSAYNTLKCRDAERIANHSLLRQPEGKDSEPAVREINTLLHDGRDKESPSSKRLKDIVL
- the pcdh19 gene encoding protocadherin-19 isoform X4, which gives rise to MQTKEMELIQLIAVFLIFWVGAEAVINLKYGINEEMKPGSVIGNVTKDALKQGFQIAPQPPYLRVISNSEPRWVELSPAGILTTQMKIDRDVVCRQNPKCIISLEVMSNSMEICVIKVEIEDLNDNAPRFPTSHIDIEISENASPGTRFPLEGASDPDSGIFGVQSYSITPNELFGLEIKTRGDGSKIAELVVQKSLDRETQSHYTYEISAEDGGDPPKIGAVQLNIKVIDSNDNNPVFDEPVYTVNVMENSPINTLVIDLNATDPDEGTNGEVVYSFNSYVTEKTRDAFKIDPRTGIITVNGVLDYETAQIYEIDVQAKDLGPNSIPAHCKVTVNVMDTNDNPPVISLLSLNTEMVEVSENAQRGYVIALVRVSDKDSGANGKVQCRLQGNVPFRLQEYESFSTILVDGRLDREQKDTYNLTIQAEDSGMPPLRATKSLVVKVTDENDNPPQFLKPHYQEMVMENNLPGSCLLAVSAEDPDLGMNGTVSYSIVPGEIKHMDVNTYVSINPSGRIYSMRSFDHEYTRTFDFKVLARDNGNPSLSSNATVRIVVLDVNDNTPVMTNPPLVNGTAEVSIPRNAGVGYMVTQVKADDYDEGENGRLTYTISEGDRAFFEIDQVNGEVRSTRMFGENAKSTYEITVVARDHGKPSLSASAYIVVYLSPDLNAQEPIGPVNLSLIFIIALGSIAAILFVTMIFVAVKCKRDNKEIRTYNCSFFYLRRVAEYSYGNQKKSSKKKKLSKNDIRLVPRDVEETDKMNVVSCSSLTSSLNYFDYHQQSLPLGCRRSESTFLNVENQNSRNAAPNHGYQHPFTGQGHQQPDLIINGMPLPETENYSIDSSYVNSRAHLIKRPPCSTSTFKDLEGNSLKDSGHEESDQTDSEHDVQRGHYVDTAVNDVLNMTVPPNVCQLPDQDPSEGFHCQDECRILGHSDRCWMPRVPIPARAKSPEHGRNVIALSIEATTVDVPHYEDGTAKRTFATFGKDGPEDVERGELKGKRTQESQVCSPKANGGAIREAGNGREAASPITSPVHLKSPVSKPSSAYNTLKCRDAERIANHSLLRQPEGKDSEPAVREINTLLHDGRDKESPSSKRLKDIVL
- the pcdh19 gene encoding protocadherin-19 isoform X5, whose protein sequence is MQTKEMELIQLIAVFLIFWVGAEAVINLKYGINEEMKPGSVIGNVTKDALKQGFQIAPQPPYLRVISNSEPRWVELSPAGILTTQMKIDRDVVCRQNPKCIISLEVMSNSMEICVIKVEIEDLNDNAPRFPTSHIDIEISENASPGTRFPLEGASDPDSGIFGVQSYSITPNELFGLEIKTRGDGSKIAELVVQKSLDRETQSHYTYEISAEDGGDPPKIGAVQLNIKVIDSNDNNPVFDEPVYTVNVMENSPINTLVIDLNATDPDEGTNGEVVYSFNSYVTEKTRDAFKIDPRTGIITVNGVLDYETAQIYEIDVQAKDLGPNSIPAHCKVTVNVMDTNDNPPVISLLSLNTEMVEVSENAQRGYVIALVRVSDKDSGANGKVQCRLQGNVPFRLQEYESFSTILVDGRLDREQKDTYNLTIQAEDSGMPPLRATKSLVVKVTDENDNPPQFLKPHYQEMVMENNLPGSCLLAVSAEDPDLGMNGTVSYSIVPGEIKHMDVNTYVSINPSGRIYSMRSFDHEYTRTFDFKVLARDNGNPSLSSNATVRIVVLDVNDNTPVMTNPPLVNGTAEVSIPRNAGVGYMVTQVKADDYDEGENGRLTYTISEGDRAFFEIDQVNGEVRSTRMFGENAKSTYEITVVARDHGKPSLSASAYIVVYLSPDLNAQEPIGPVNLSLIFIIALGSIAAILFVTMIFVAVKCKRDNKEIRTYNCSFFYLRRVAEYSYGNQKKSSKKKKLSKNDIRLVPRDVEETDKMNVVSCSSLTSSLNYFDYHQQSLPLGCRRSESTFLNVENQNSRNAAPNHGYQHPFTGQGHQQPDLIINGMPLPETENYSIDSSYVNSRAHLIKSTSTFKDLEGNSLKDSGHEESDQTDSEHDVQRGHYVDTAVNDVLNMTVPPNVCQLPDQDPSEGFHCQDECRILGHSDRCWMPRVPIPARAKSPEHGRNVIALSIEATTVDVPHYEDGTAKRTFATFGKDGPEDVERGELKGKRTQESQVCSPKANGGAIREAGNGREAASPITSPVHLKSPVSKPSSAYNTLKCRDAERIANHSLLRQPEGKDSEPAVREINTLLHDGRDKESPSSKRLKDIVL
- the pcdh19 gene encoding protocadherin-19 isoform X2, with the protein product MQTKEMELIQLIAVFLIFWVGAEAVINLKYGINEEMKPGSVIGNVTKDALKQGFQIAPQPPYLRVISNSEPRWVELSPAGILTTQMKIDRDVVCRQNPKCIISLEVMSNSMEICVIKVEIEDLNDNAPRFPTSHIDIEISENASPGTRFPLEGASDPDSGIFGVQSYSITPNELFGLEIKTRGDGSKIAELVVQKSLDRETQSHYTYEISAEDGGDPPKIGAVQLNIKVIDSNDNNPVFDEPVYTVNVMENSPINTLVIDLNATDPDEGTNGEVVYSFNSYVTEKTRDAFKIDPRTGIITVNGVLDYETAQIYEIDVQAKDLGPNSIPAHCKVTVNVMDTNDNPPVISLLSLNTEMVEVSENAQRGYVIALVRVSDKDSGANGKVQCRLQGNVPFRLQEYESFSTILVDGRLDREQKDTYNLTIQAEDSGMPPLRATKSLVVKVTDENDNPPQFLKPHYQEMVMENNLPGSCLLAVSAEDPDLGMNGTVSYSIVPGEIKHMDVNTYVSINPSGRIYSMRSFDHEYTRTFDFKVLARDNGNPSLSSNATVRIVVLDVNDNTPVMTNPPLVNGTAEVSIPRNAGVGYMVTQVKADDYDEGENGRLTYTISEGDRAFFEIDQVNGEVRSTRMFGENAKSTYEITVVARDHGKPSLSASAYIVVYLSPDLNAQEPIGPVNLSLIFIIALGSIAAILFVTMIFVAVKCKRDNKEIRTYNCSFFYLRRVAEYSYGNQKKSSKKKKLSKNDIRLVPRDVEETDKMNVVSCSSLTSSLNYFDYHQQSLPLGCRRSESTFLNVENQNSRNAAPNHGYQHPFTGQGHQQPDLIINGMPLPETENYSIDSSYVNSRAHLIKSTSTFKDLEGNSLKDSGHEESDQTDSEHDVQRGHYVDTAVNDVLNMTVPPNVCQLPDQGMDTNWKQLPDFMEPRHRDPSEGFHCQDECRILGHSDRCWMPRVPIPARAKSPEHGRNVIALSIEATTVDVPHYEDGTAKRTFATFGKDGPEDVERGELKGKRTQESQVCSPKANGGAIREAGNGREAASPITSPVHLKSPVSKPSSAYNTLKCRDAERIANHSLLRQPEGKDSEPAVREINTLLHDGRDKESPSSKRLKDIVL
- the pcdh19 gene encoding protocadherin-19 isoform X8 — its product is MQTKEMELIQLIAVFLIFWVGAEAVINLKYGINEEMKPGSVIGNVTKDALKQGFQIAPQPPYLRVISNSEPRWVELSPAGILTTQMKIDRDVVCRQNPKCIISLEVMSNSMEICVIKVEIEDLNDNAPRFPTSHIDIEISENASPGTRFPLEGASDPDSGIFGVQSYSITPNELFGLEIKTRGDGSKIAELVVQKSLDRETQSHYTYEISAEDGGDPPKIGAVQLNIKVIDSNDNNPVFDEPVYTVNVMENSPINTLVIDLNATDPDEGTNGEVVYSFNSYVTEKTRDAFKIDPRTGIITVNGVLDYETAQIYEIDVQAKDLGPNSIPAHCKVTVNVMDTNDNPPVISLLSLNTEMVEVSENAQRGYVIALVRVSDKDSGANGKVQCRLQGNVPFRLQEYESFSTILVDGRLDREQKDTYNLTIQAEDSGMPPLRATKSLVVKVTDENDNPPQFLKPHYQEMVMENNLPGSCLLAVSAEDPDLGMNGTVSYSIVPGEIKHMDVNTYVSINPSGRIYSMRSFDHEYTRTFDFKVLARDNGNPSLSSNATVRIVVLDVNDNTPVMTNPPLVNGTAEVSIPRNAGVGYMVTQVKADDYDEGENGRLTYTISEGDRAFFEIDQVNGEVRSTRMFGENAKSTYEITVVARDHGKPSLSASAYIVVYLSPDLNAQEPIGPVNLSLIFIIALGSIAAILFVTMIFVAVKCKRDNKEIRTYNCSFFYLRRVAEYSYGNQKKSSKKKKLSKNDIRLVPRDVEETDKMNVTENYSIDSSYVNSRAHLIKSTSTFKDLEGNSLKDSGHEESDQTDSEHDVQRGHYVDTAVNDVLNMTVPPNVCQLPDQGMDTNWKQLPDFMEPRHRDPSEGFHCQDECRILGHSDRCWMPRVPIPARAKSPEHGRNVIALSIEATTVDVPHYEDGTAKRTFATFGKDGPEDVERGELKGKRTQESQVCSPKANGGAIREAGNGREAASPITSPVHLKSPVSKPSSAYNTLKCRDAERIANHSLLRQPEGKDSEPAVREINTLLHDGRDKESPSSKRLKDIVL
- the pcdh19 gene encoding protocadherin-19 isoform X1; the protein is MQTKEMELIQLIAVFLIFWVGAEAVINLKYGINEEMKPGSVIGNVTKDALKQGFQIAPQPPYLRVISNSEPRWVELSPAGILTTQMKIDRDVVCRQNPKCIISLEVMSNSMEICVIKVEIEDLNDNAPRFPTSHIDIEISENASPGTRFPLEGASDPDSGIFGVQSYSITPNELFGLEIKTRGDGSKIAELVVQKSLDRETQSHYTYEISAEDGGDPPKIGAVQLNIKVIDSNDNNPVFDEPVYTVNVMENSPINTLVIDLNATDPDEGTNGEVVYSFNSYVTEKTRDAFKIDPRTGIITVNGVLDYETAQIYEIDVQAKDLGPNSIPAHCKVTVNVMDTNDNPPVISLLSLNTEMVEVSENAQRGYVIALVRVSDKDSGANGKVQCRLQGNVPFRLQEYESFSTILVDGRLDREQKDTYNLTIQAEDSGMPPLRATKSLVVKVTDENDNPPQFLKPHYQEMVMENNLPGSCLLAVSAEDPDLGMNGTVSYSIVPGEIKHMDVNTYVSINPSGRIYSMRSFDHEYTRTFDFKVLARDNGNPSLSSNATVRIVVLDVNDNTPVMTNPPLVNGTAEVSIPRNAGVGYMVTQVKADDYDEGENGRLTYTISEGDRAFFEIDQVNGEVRSTRMFGENAKSTYEITVVARDHGKPSLSASAYIVVYLSPDLNAQEPIGPVNLSLIFIIALGSIAAILFVTMIFVAVKCKRDNKEIRTYNCSFFYLRRVAEYSYGNQKKSSKKKKLSKNDIRLVPRDVEETDKMNVVSCSSLTSSLNYFDYHQQSLPLGCRRSESTFLNVENQNSRNAAPNHGYQHPFTGQGHQQPDLIINGMPLPETENYSIDSSYVNSRAHLIKRPPCSTSTFKDLEGNSLKDSGHEESDQTDSEHDVQRGHYVDTAVNDVLNMTVPPNVCQLPDQGMDTNWKQLPDFMEPRHRDPSEGFHCQDECRILGHSDRCWMPRVPIPARAKSPEHGRNVIALSIEATTVDVPHYEDGTAKRTFATFGKDGPEDVERGELKGKRTQESQVCSPKANGGAIREAGNGREAASPITSPVHLKSPVSKPSSAYNTLKCRDAERIANHSLLRQPEGKDSEPAVREINTLLHDGRDKESPSSKRLKDIVL